In Artemia franciscana unplaced genomic scaffold, ASM3288406v1 Scaffold_1397, whole genome shotgun sequence, a single genomic region encodes these proteins:
- the LOC136042509 gene encoding uncharacterized protein LOC136042509 has protein sequence MAKNVKQVYENIGKFGALSSPRRLALATKTRRSKVFGEARVLLDLIVFQYKNSPHRSLGNLEPNQVSLQNTPYISDFMYGKSESKQKKLRNQLQVGKSVRILRGKGIFEKGEFNFSKEIFRIASVQSTDPVTFKLVDLSDEPVLGCFYQSELQKVQEPDEYVIDEVLKR, from the exons atggcaaaaaatgtaaagcaagtttatgaaaatattggcaaGTTTGGCGCTCTTTCCTCACCACGCCGTCTTGCATTGGCTACAAAAACAAGaaggtcaaaagtttttggaGAAGCAAGAGTCCT ACTTGACTTAATTGTTTTTCAGTATAAAAATTCACCACATCGTAGCCTTGGAAATTTAGAACCGAATCAAGTAAGCTTGCAAAACACACCTTATATTTCTGATTTTATGTATGGAAAAAGTGAAAGCAAGCAGAAAAAGCTTAGGAATCAATTACAAGTTGGAAAAAGTGTTAGAATCTTACGTGGTAAAGGAATCTTTGAGAAAGGAGAGTTTAATTTTAGCAAAGAAATTTTCCGAATTGCTAGCGTTCAATCCACAGATCCAGTCACATTTAAATTAGTGGATTTGTCAGATGAGCCTGTTCTTGGATGTTTTTATCAGAGTGAACTACAAAAAGTTCAAGAGCCCGATGAATACGTTATAGATGAAGTACTTAAACGGTGA